The DNA region GGCCATCTCGCAGAAGGCTGCAGTGCGGGCAATCTATGCTATGGTTTCCGCCCTGGAAACAGCCTGGCGTTGGCTAGCCTCGATCCTTCGTGTCGGGCCGTTTGGGTAGCCCGTTTCGGCTTGTCGGGTCGGTGACGGGAGGACGATGACCCGGCTGTCGCGTCGGGTGTGCGCCGGGTTTCACGGCTCCGGCGGGCGGTTCGAGTCCGTCGGGGCAGGCGGTTGCTGCTGGTCATCCAGGGTTCGGGAGTGCTTCGAGTCGCTGGATCGCGCCTGTGATCACGTCGGTCCAGGGCCAATGGTGGGTGAATCTCAGGTGCCGGCGGCGGCCGGTGGCGAAGAGCTGGGCGGCGGCGGAGAACAGCCGCGGTCGTAGGCGGCGAGGTTCCCAGAGGCGGGGTCTGCCGGTCAGGGCGAGCATCGGCAGTCAGGCCAGCAGGTCGAGCCGGGCAATCTGCAGCCAGATCTGGATCTGCGCGGTGTCGTGCAGGGGCTGGTTACGCAGGCCTGCGGCGCGTGCATGGCGGTTGCGGCCCTCGGCGCGCTCGCTGGCGGTGGCCTAGTTCGAGTGCGGCGATCGGGATGTTGGTGGTGTTGGTGGCGAAGCACGTCAGTCGCAGTCCGTCAGCGTCGGTGATCCGTAACTGGGCGCCCAGGTGCGGACGTTCCTTGCGGACGATCATCCGGGTCTCTTGCAGCCAGCCCTTGAGGGCGTCGCCGTCGAGTTCGGCGGGTCCAGACGCCTTCGCGGATCTCGCCTCCCTGTTCGTCGACGGCGGGTGTCCAGGCGCAGGCGGGAACCTTCAGGACGGCAAATTGAATGGTGTCGGTGATGGTCATCCCGACCGAGTGCGGCAGCCGCGTTCCGCGTTTCGCGAGCCAGGCGACGAACTCGTGGGCGCCGCTGGCGGAGTCGGTGCGGATCAGGGTGGAGCGGCCTCGTCGATATCGCTTGGGAAGCTGGGCCAGGGCGAGCCGGGTGGCGGATGTGATCGGCGGCGGTGTTGCTGCCGCGTTCCCTGGACACAGCAGGGCTGCCACCGGCTCTCTGGCGCCGCCGCGTCCCTGATCGACGAAACCCATGAGCGGATGATGCCCGTAGGACTTCTTCCAGGTCGCGGCCGCGTCCTGCTTGTCGGAGTGAGCTGGCACCAGCACTCCATCCAGGTCTATGATCACCTGCCCGGTGGCGTCCGGTGACGAGGCGCCGACCAATTTCCATTCCCGCGCGCGCACTTCGGCCCGGATGGCGGTCAGAGCCTTCGAGCCTGCGGCGGCGAGCTTTCGATGAGCCGGGAGACAGCCGGGTCAGGGCCACCGGCCCGAACGCGGACGGCTCGGCCCGCAGCATCGCGACATCCGCCAGGCAGTCCCCGCCCAGCTGGCCGCCAGGGCCACGTCCGGCAGGATCTTCCCCGGATCATGCACCGGCCGAGGACGCCGCCACGGTGCGAGAGCCTCCGATATCGCGGTGTCCAGGCCGCTCTTGCGGACCGTCTCGACCAGCAATACCCCTCCGGCCTGGAAGACCACCGCCCGGCCACCGCCCTCGATGCGGACAGGCGGAAGGGCCAGATAAGCTTTTGCGCCCGAGGAGTGCTTCCCTTCATGCTACGACCTAAGACCTGTCCCGTAACTGCCGGTCAGGGGTGAGATGATCTTGGCGTGTCTGGTGTGATCACGGCGTCGCAGCCCTCTTGGATAGCCCCGTTCAGCGGGTTGAGCCCGCGCCAGTTCGGCAGGCTGGTCACCGCGCTCCGGCGCGAGGGTGCATATCCGGTGCGCAAAGGCCGGCCATGGAGTCTGCCGCTGGAGGACCGCGTGCTGCTGGTCGCCGCGTACTGGCGGACCAACCTGACCCTGCGCCAACTAGCGCCGCTGTTCGGGGTGTCGAAGTCCGCGGCCGACCGCGTCATCGACCACCTCGGGCCATCGCTCGCGCTCCAGCAACGCAAGCGGTTCCGCAAGGACACCGTGCTCATCGTGGACGGCACCCTGGTCCCCACCCGCGACCACAGTGTCGCCGAGCAGTCGAAGAACTACCGGTACTCCACCAACCACCAGGTCGTCATCGACGCGGACACCCGGCTGGTCGTCGCAGTCGGCCGTCCTTTGCCCGACAACCGAAACGACTGCAAGGCATGGGAGCTGTCCGGTGCGAAGGCCGCCGTCGGCAGGACCACGGTCATCGCGGACGGCGGCTACCGGGGCACCGGTCTGGTCATCCCGCACCGTCGCGAACCCGGCCAGAGCGAACTCGAGGCATGGAAAGAGGAACACAACACCTCGCACCGCAAGGTCCGCGCCCGCGTCGAGCACGCCTTCGCCCGGATGAAGACCTGGAAGATCCTCCGCGACTGCCGCCTCAAAGGAGACGGCGTCCACTACGCCATGCTCGGCATCGCCCGCCTGCACAACCTCACCCTCGCCGGGTGACGAAAGAAACGAGCAGGTCAACGGACACGTCGTAGATCATTTACGGGACAACGCTTAGAGTCTGGATAAGTCCTATCGTTGCAGTTCAGGGGCGACTTTGCGTTTCCGATCATGCATTGGACACCCAGCCACATGAAAGCCCGAGGCTAAAGATTGCACTAACTGATCGTTTCAGAATGAGTTGAGTCATGGGTCTTGTGCTCGGCGATCTTGGTCGGCAGGGTGTCTGGGGTGCGTGCTGATCTTGTTCCTGACGACCTGTGGGAGCGGATCGCCCCACTGTTGCCGCCTGCTCCCGAACGGCGCCGCCGCCATCCCGGGCGGCTGCGTGTTCCCGATCGGGCAGCACTCGCCGGCGTCATGTACGTGTTGCGGATCGGTGTGGCGTGGCGCGATGTTCCTGCCGAGACCGTGGGCTGCTCCGGAGTAACGGTCTGGCGCCGGCTGCGGGACTGGACCGAGGCCGGTGTCTGGCCGCGCCT from Streptomyces sp. B1I3 includes:
- a CDS encoding transposase; translated protein: MRAREWKLVGASSPDATGQVIIDLDGVLVPAHSDKQDAAATWKKSYGHHPLMGFVDQGRGGAREPVAALLCPGNAAATPPPITSATRLALAQLPKRYRRGRSTLIRTDSASGAHEFVAWLAKRGTRLPHSVGMTITDTIQFAVLKVPACAWTPAVDEQGGEIREGVWTRRTRRRRPQGLAARDPDDRPQGTSAPGRPVTDHRR
- a CDS encoding transposase translates to MSGVITASQPSWIAPFSGLSPRQFGRLVTALRREGAYPVRKGRPWSLPLEDRVLLVAAYWRTNLTLRQLAPLFGVSKSAADRVIDHLGPSLALQQRKRFRKDTVLIVDGTLVPTRDHSVAEQSKNYRYSTNHQVVIDADTRLVVAVGRPLPDNRNDCKAWELSGAKAAVGRTTVIADGGYRGTGLVIPHRREPGQSELEAWKEEHNTSHRKVRARVEHAFARMKTWKILRDCRLKGDGVHYAMLGIARLHNLTLAG